From the genome of Gracilibacillus salitolerans, one region includes:
- a CDS encoding L-fucose/L-arabinose isomerase family protein, with product MFKEIKPKKRARVGLYSIGLDVYWKQFKGLRERLEGYGTFIEEKMGTEAEVFYYGLVDSEYKARSAGEWFNTQNVDIVFCHSATYANSSSVLPIHQICQKPVVFLNLQPTDRINYDHATTGEWLAHCGACPVPEVANALNRAEIPFRVVNGLLGLTETPEISTTNEVTAHFPEATRAWEEIFEWVRAASVVRTLQHARFGFLGNTYSGMLDLYSDFTMLQAQLGIHVEVLEMCDVAKYLDNVKQTEIKEKLDETMEMFEISGDSPADPIAKKPTDEQLHWACKVAVAQEKLVKDYNLDSLIYYYHGAPGNEYEKLQAGFILGNSLLTAKGIPAAGEGDLKTAVAMKIADLLGTGGSYSEIVVVDYQDKTILLGHDGPFHMKIADGKPILRGMGLYHGKQGDGVSVEAKVKKGPITTFNLTQTFDGKLKMIFSEAKSVDGPIMKIGNTQTPVKFSEHPDPYLARWFAESPTHHCAMSVGHNQSQFSKVAELLQCHYVNL from the coding sequence ATGTTTAAAGAGATCAAACCGAAAAAGCGGGCGCGCGTCGGATTATATTCGATTGGACTAGATGTATATTGGAAACAATTTAAAGGGTTGCGTGAGCGACTGGAAGGTTATGGGACATTTATCGAGGAAAAAATGGGTACAGAGGCAGAGGTTTTTTATTATGGATTAGTTGACTCGGAGTATAAGGCAAGAAGTGCTGGTGAGTGGTTTAATACGCAAAATGTGGATATTGTTTTTTGTCATTCTGCCACCTATGCCAATAGTTCGTCTGTTCTGCCCATACATCAAATCTGTCAAAAACCGGTTGTATTTTTAAACCTGCAGCCTACGGATAGGATTAATTATGATCATGCGACAACCGGTGAATGGCTAGCTCATTGTGGTGCATGTCCAGTACCAGAGGTGGCAAACGCATTGAACCGGGCAGAAATTCCTTTTCGTGTAGTGAATGGTTTATTAGGTTTAACAGAAACCCCTGAAATATCGACTACTAATGAAGTAACAGCACATTTTCCAGAGGCAACAAGAGCATGGGAAGAGATTTTTGAATGGGTTCGGGCAGCTTCTGTTGTGCGCACATTACAACATGCCCGTTTCGGGTTTTTAGGTAATACGTATAGTGGTATGCTTGATTTATATAGTGATTTTACGATGTTGCAGGCCCAGTTAGGGATCCATGTTGAAGTATTGGAGATGTGTGATGTAGCGAAATACCTAGATAACGTCAAGCAAACGGAAATAAAAGAGAAATTAGATGAAACAATGGAGATGTTTGAGATTAGTGGTGATTCGCCGGCAGATCCTATTGCCAAGAAACCAACAGACGAACAGTTACATTGGGCATGTAAAGTAGCAGTGGCTCAGGAAAAGTTAGTCAAAGATTATAATTTAGATTCATTAATCTACTATTATCATGGAGCACCTGGCAATGAATATGAGAAATTACAGGCAGGATTTATATTAGGTAATTCACTATTAACAGCCAAAGGAATCCCTGCTGCAGGTGAAGGTGATTTAAAAACAGCGGTAGCGATGAAAATAGCGGATTTACTCGGAACAGGTGGAAGTTATTCTGAAATTGTGGTGGTTGATTATCAGGATAAAACCATTTTGCTTGGGCACGATGGACCATTTCATATGAAAATAGCCGATGGCAAACCGATATTAAGAGGAATGGGTTTATATCACGGTAAACAAGGTGATGGTGTATCGGTGGAGGCAAAAGTAAAGAAAGGGCCGATCACTACTTTTAATTTAACCCAAACATTTGACGGGAAGCTGAAGATGATTTTTAGTGAAGCTAAGTCAGTAGATGGTCCGATAATGAAAATTGGTAATACGCAAACTCCTGTAAAATTTAGTGAGCATCCTGATCCATATTTGGCAAGATGGTTTGCCGAATCCCCTACACATCATTGTGCAATGTCGGTTGGGCATAATCAGTCACAATTCTCCAAAGTAGCAGAATTGCTACAATGTCATTATGTGAATTTGTAA
- a CDS encoding NAD(P)-dependent oxidoreductase, translating into MKIGIIGATGKSGKLITQEALHRGHEVTAIVRSPEKVDNKDVHVVKKDIFDIKTEDVNDFDVVVNAYNSPQGEEHLHIDSHRVLIKAFQGTDTRLIVVGGAGSLYVDEEQTTHLFDTPDFPDFVYPLASNMGKALDELKQTEDLKWTHLSPAAVFDPNGKRTGSYQKGKENVITNNAGESYISYADYAIAILDEIENPEHINGRFTVVGEKE; encoded by the coding sequence ATGAAAATTGGGATTATCGGAGCAACTGGCAAATCAGGTAAACTGATTACACAAGAAGCTCTTCATAGAGGTCATGAAGTTACTGCGATTGTGCGCAGTCCGGAGAAGGTAGACAACAAAGATGTCCATGTAGTGAAAAAGGATATATTTGATATTAAAACCGAAGATGTCAATGATTTTGATGTTGTTGTCAATGCATATAATTCCCCACAAGGTGAGGAGCATTTACATATCGACTCTCACCGTGTTTTAATCAAAGCTTTTCAAGGAACTGACACACGTCTTATCGTTGTAGGTGGTGCAGGAAGCTTATATGTTGACGAAGAACAAACTACACACTTATTTGACACACCTGACTTCCCTGATTTCGTTTATCCGTTAGCTTCTAACATGGGGAAAGCATTAGACGAATTAAAACAAACAGAAGATTTGAAGTGGACACACTTAAGTCCTGCTGCTGTTTTCGATCCAAATGGAAAGAGAACTGGCTCCTATCAAAAAGGAAAAGAAAATGTCATCACCAATAACGCTGGGGAAAGCTATATCAGTTATGCGGATTACGCAATTGCTATTCTGGACGAAATCGAAAATCCAGAACACATTAATGGACGCTTCACTGTTGTTGGAGAAAAAGAATAA
- a CDS encoding Rrf2 family transcriptional regulator gives MINTRFSVAIHILTLVASQTDKGVTSDFIAKSVNTNPVVIRRIGSLLKKANLLKGGPGITGYSLVKEPPKITLLDIYQAVTTEEELFAIHDHPNPNCDVGRNIQDTLDTSLTRAQQAMENELKKQTLAEIIQHLSIQ, from the coding sequence ATGATAAATACTCGCTTTTCTGTAGCTATACACATCCTTACACTTGTTGCATCTCAAACAGATAAGGGTGTTACATCAGATTTTATTGCAAAAAGTGTCAATACCAATCCTGTTGTCATTCGGCGTATTGGATCTTTATTAAAAAAAGCCAACCTGTTAAAAGGGGGCCCTGGTATAACTGGCTATTCTCTTGTAAAAGAACCTCCAAAAATTACATTACTAGATATATATCAAGCTGTAACAACAGAGGAAGAATTATTTGCCATACACGATCATCCTAATCCGAATTGCGACGTCGGCAGAAATATCCAAGACACACTGGACACATCTTTAACCCGGGCTCAACAGGCTATGGAAAATGAATTAAAAAAGCAAACCTTAGCAGAAATTATTCAACATCTCTCTATCCAATAG
- a CDS encoding anti-sigma factor, which yields MSDSFQKKLEAYENGELSGKDLEEFEKELEKLETYQSFLEKDEADNIPLDQKEKQIIKKGKWKARIQTTYFVFLLFIGFTIVTSILTTVYYSWGNPDRAEVLRNVINHTVTITEPYGYLSHSSINGGYYFGMELTTPKKKKIGDEIIEVGEYQSHFLFSFVRTHEEKDFGSISQASPSFVFPGSGSSVTSDWRQLERLPEGTVTSAYVSFPRLLETEEVYEIFSGKDIDLLWLAVDSGAENMDERTEGVIFDSIGFPGYPIWHDDDMILDSREEEKGLFGSSVISEGYSSPTYLEGDYDVLHQQFLKTLKFLQEYENIASKVVFGDLELENKIRYLENEGIKHYGVVITGPTKEILTLEDNDSISVLQIDESRLWNWMSRE from the coding sequence ATGAGTGATTCATTCCAAAAGAAACTAGAAGCTTATGAAAATGGCGAGTTATCCGGAAAAGATTTAGAAGAATTTGAGAAAGAGCTTGAGAAATTAGAAACATATCAATCTTTTCTGGAAAAAGATGAAGCGGATAACATACCTTTGGATCAAAAGGAAAAACAAATAATTAAAAAAGGGAAATGGAAAGCTAGAATTCAGACAACATATTTTGTCTTTTTGTTATTTATTGGTTTTACCATTGTTACTAGCATACTAACGACTGTATATTATTCATGGGGCAATCCTGATCGTGCTGAAGTGTTAAGAAATGTTATCAATCATACCGTAACTATCACCGAACCTTATGGATATCTAAGTCATTCCTCTATAAATGGTGGTTATTACTTCGGTATGGAGCTAACAACTCCGAAAAAAAAGAAAATTGGCGATGAAATTATAGAAGTTGGAGAATATCAATCCCATTTTCTCTTTTCTTTTGTTCGTACGCATGAGGAAAAGGATTTCGGATCGATTTCGCAGGCCTCTCCATCTTTTGTTTTTCCGGGATCAGGTTCTTCTGTTACTTCAGACTGGAGACAGCTTGAAAGACTTCCGGAGGGAACAGTAACTTCAGCATATGTATCTTTCCCCCGTTTATTGGAGACAGAGGAAGTATATGAAATTTTTTCAGGAAAAGACATCGATTTACTTTGGTTAGCAGTCGACTCTGGAGCAGAAAATATGGATGAACGAACCGAGGGAGTAATCTTTGACTCTATTGGTTTTCCGGGTTATCCAATCTGGCATGATGACGATATGATCCTAGACAGCCGTGAAGAAGAAAAAGGACTCTTTGGCAGCTCGGTCATATCCGAAGGTTACAGTTCCCCCACGTATCTTGAAGGGGATTACGATGTACTACATCAGCAATTCCTCAAGACATTAAAGTTTTTACAAGAGTATGAGAATATTGCTTCTAAAGTTGTATTTGGTGATCTAGAGCTTGAAAATAAAATCCGTTATCTAGAAAATGAAGGGATCAAGCATTATGGAGTTGTTATTACAGGGCCAACCAAAGAAATATTAACTTTAGAAGACAATGATTCTATCTCTGTTTTACAAATAGATGAATCCAGGTTATGGAATTGGATGAGTAGAGAGTAG
- a CDS encoding RNA polymerase sigma factor — protein MGSIDKIYQKYFQDIYRFLLSLCHDHYTAEDIVQETFLRAYLYLEFYDNENVKTWLFTVAYRSFIDYYRKQKKSVPKEGSFFHWIKDPGSPLHEQLLLNEETKQVLLWIKELPKKQQHAIILHDLHGLPYKEAASVMNVKLSHYKVLLFRGRQALRERKENDE, from the coding sequence ATGGGATCAATAGATAAAATATACCAAAAATATTTTCAAGATATTTATCGCTTCCTTCTTTCTCTTTGTCATGATCACTATACGGCGGAAGACATTGTCCAGGAAACTTTCCTGCGGGCTTACTTATATTTAGAGTTTTATGATAATGAGAATGTAAAAACATGGTTATTCACGGTAGCATATCGTTCCTTTATCGATTATTACCGTAAACAAAAAAAATCTGTTCCCAAAGAGGGGTCCTTCTTTCATTGGATAAAAGATCCAGGATCACCCCTTCACGAACAATTACTACTAAATGAAGAGACGAAACAAGTTTTACTATGGATCAAGGAACTGCCCAAGAAACAACAACACGCTATTATTCTTCATGATCTCCATGGATTACCTTACAAGGAAGCCGCTAGCGTAATGAACGTAAAACTTAGTCATTATAAAGTCTTACTTTTCCGCGGCAGGCAAGCACTAAGAGAAAGGAAGGAAAATGATGAGTGA
- a CDS encoding RNA polymerase sigma factor, which translates to MFKKIFKKSEPTHEEFRLVYDMFYSRVYRDVYFITKDSHLAQDALQETFVKAYKYMHRLEDKERMGAWLSTIATRTAIDLLRKRKGAREVLTEDIMTQEKNMTEKSFDTLHIVEANLVKEELLESLKELKADYREVILLRYIHDLSIREIAHSLNINESTVKTRLHRARNKVKEKVQHDPKRQWIGGE; encoded by the coding sequence ATGTTTAAAAAAATATTTAAAAAATCGGAACCTACACACGAGGAGTTCCGTCTAGTATATGACATGTTTTATTCGAGAGTATATCGGGATGTCTATTTCATCACGAAAGACAGTCATTTGGCTCAGGATGCTTTACAAGAAACCTTTGTAAAAGCATATAAATATATGCATCGATTAGAAGATAAAGAGCGGATGGGTGCTTGGCTTTCCACCATAGCAACTAGAACTGCCATTGACCTTTTAAGAAAACGAAAAGGAGCACGTGAAGTGCTGACAGAGGATATTATGACACAAGAAAAAAATATGACAGAAAAAAGTTTTGACACCTTACATATTGTAGAAGCTAATTTAGTGAAAGAAGAATTGCTGGAATCATTAAAGGAATTAAAAGCAGATTACCGGGAAGTAATACTGTTACGATATATCCATGATTTATCAATCAGAGAAATTGCGCATTCATTAAATATCAATGAATCTACTGTGAAAACGAGACTTCATCGTGCACGGAACAAGGTCAAAGAAAAAGTACAACATGATCCAAAACGGCAATGGATTGGTGGTGAATAA